ggcctgaaacagaagttagggttggtgatgacacggggtgactcctcccctggtcttaatcgttgggttggctgctcctgtgctccattcccttgtggagcagcgattgtttcggaatcgtgtttgagaggagtgatactcaacatgcatccatttgtttggtggaatctgcaattatcattcgtcattcgtggcgtacatcgacataaaaccacttgattaattttatagcagtcaattatgtcaatgcctttggtactattattaattttaatcacccgtctggcaggctgacggTAATGTAACCGAGTTTGgtctctcacttcaccaatattatcgatctgatataaggggtctccctttgttacatcatactgtggtatggacaacataaatccgatcatattcacccgcccagtaatacatctaaattttagcacccatgcgtgactattccttcgtacctcgcatgtgttattcatttttttatcgagagtccaattgttaagtatgctgttcggaatccaatctggtatgtctccattctggagttgctccaaattatgttgtacctcacttaatatccaggccccatacccggagaaaactatctcagcctgtaatcgtttacttatatctttccccattgcgtggatcaatgttattgtcttggcatttcggcaatgtatgggccacttgtaacagttccccttccacgtcatctcccaaccgcgcttgtagggcttggttatccaagtccctccccagtaaatcacttaagactacgccattaagttgttaacccggtcgtatattgcatacaggccgatggaattcatcgtcataacctgccgcataacccgtgcctagtgtttccagcattcccctttttgctccgttctgttcccacccttctgtttcttgcggggtggatttggctgcttgtttagattcgtccgcccaggcatgagcttctagaactgaaattccacccagttggatttctgcgcccttccccttttggtcctatgaacttgctcctgtcctcggaatctactggcgcccatggcatcggcagcctgctgcattacaaccttacttaatacactatacatagccatgcgttaaaataagttctgtccttgctccagtccttggctgctgggttgcatatttcggcagtcaaattaaacaaagctagttcatgtagttgtgcctTTCCTGCGGGTGCTATATctatcgtagtccatctgtattatccagtgcctgcgtgggtctcaaggttcccagtatcctgagtctccagagtcaaagtagccgctgcggtcccatctcggtgagtgttttatctgcaaattttagacagatagcctggtcgtcaccaggtgttaggttctggtctactcatcttttatccatgcatgttgcggtcactctgaaaactggaggtaaggttaggttgggtttgtagactacacttacccactgtggggtacattggctctattgccataggtgatggtgctatggctgcgcactgcactatccgtctggccccgttttttaaaaaatctcttccagcttatttatcttagcttttaactcttgaatttgttttgtttgagtatctttcttttatttgtatcaggcgagtattatttcaTAAGctcgttctgtttttatttttattctgactatcgcaccatttcctctgttaggtgagtcttttttattctattaagaaatccaaattaataatgtcctgtataaaacagctgtcaatggaaagggttaactcctttacaggtttgtaagaaagcctgatgtcattacgtgacttcacgtaatcatcggaAAAATTcttcttttttaagtctttgtgccttcaaaacttgcttagaaattaggaatccgttaaaatagcagaaatcattagtaaagccgtcataataaaagtcttctcatcaggaaagatggcattttagagtaaactccaatgttttcttaacttctaattgccaaagattttttttgattgatttaaaacgagaccacacatttttaatagctattttgtttactgaaatccaattttcacacacgctgtgtacattctaacatttcgttttctTTTACGGtctcgttcactgggcaaatcttgtgttttatttctctcttagcacaaaatctaaacatctgtgccagttccattttctataagaattttaaaattttgtaagattctctaattcccaattctttctgtgctgagttcgcatagcttagatcttttcttcttgttattttcaaaaccctcctgcttgtttagactgttcgggacttttcttgataaacaacgtccattttggaaatctatcaaactgcagtgaaactttctcgtaatttaaaatcattatcaatggagagagtCTCTTACTTCTTCAAaatctttttttttcaattaaaccaacatctttttcacagccgatatcaactagtatttagtaagttatgtctttttccatcgcaaacatcccttttttttccagcacctaattagtgcgttacgtcttttttccagatcacctttcttcaaatcagGTTTtggattttacacggagggctcgtgtctctgtaaatttgttaatttaaaatcatcagacaatcaaagacacttttcctttcaaattgttcaatttgttttctttcaaagttgcgtctttatcttttttcttttctccataactagaacagagtctggcacataggctttgagggctgcttttattatctcaaaatgttccagtttcaaggtcgttaaaatgactttttctaaactgctaaagcttgctgttttaacattttcaaaagtcccctttacaccttcgcagatagctagcCACTcagccaggagtttgacctgatccctgaaggtatttctagattgtttccaaaccttttagttttatttcctccttttttctttaagagatcagatttaatttaataatttttttttagtttgaatccacctcagtattttgctgtgccttctcttaatatctcaaaatcccaattcaaattttgtaatttcaatctttatttaaaactcttttttttgagGTAGAAgctttttaaaaaggcattctttatctcattcctagacaaaatttatgtctttcaacccaatgtaatcaatcattgcatgttttctttcgacaagtaagtgaacgtgtcaaataaattctttcttttcaaccaccgggaccatgtattttttttatcttttactcaacaaacctatcctttgtgcatttcctagctccgtaacttatcatccgaatatatccacacctgtgttcctaacttaaaatgtcttaaaacttcccacatacaggacaacactacaaagggttgaaaaaactttcactctgtttggagaagtgggtggagctaaaataaacagacagctgcaccactcttccaaacaggcttttagaaacatgaaaacataaaaattaattccgcagtcaaaaattcacacaaggactctcactcaacgacagacattcacaaaagtctctctttattcaacaaagcttattaattattttttttctttggccggctctatttttggatccatgattgctcATTCCCGCGTCGCCGTGCGGTGaagaaatattttatccttacacaattccttttatccttacacaatttctCGCGTTGCCCCGCGATTTAATTTTACACAATTCCTcacgtcgccccgcgatttagttttacacaattcctcgcgtcggccggcgatttagttttacacaattcctcaCATCGCCCCGCGGTGTTCCTATTCGTGATAGTCTATTTCCCTTTCCTTCCGCGTCGCCCCACGgtttcctaagttaaaaggtatttgccagattgacctggatctcgttcggatgctacctgagaaccagcgagtggcaaaactttcttcagacttttggGACTGGAGGAAACCGAAGTGGTATTTAAAAAGTATTCACTCTggtggccattttcctcccgtctcgtccgaggCTAGTATGGCTCTTAATTTGCAAGTCCGCGGCGTtcatccgttgagatcccacttctgacaccaaatgttaatacggattctttttccctcaatcttttCCAGCAAATACACTGATACACGAACACCTGGCTGCCTTTTCTGTAAaacacctttattgaagattctccagccgggacttgtcaagacaaaggaacactctctgtcaaagcctgtttaccttcctctggacaagcccctttacagcacgaaaacacagcagttatacattttcaaaacataacacatttgattagcacttggtctattcactccctttcttcctccccgccaccccccaccccgagtATGTCTAATGGCAGgcgaggaggtctcctaattagggctggccccgaggtcagcttgtttatagcctcattaaattctccttccttatcagtaaaacctatttccTTCTTATTAGTAAAAGCCATTACGTTACCCTCTCCTATCCatgattgctttttctttcccgtgacacgtgtttaacctcaactctcagtaacccttttttttctgttgattctgcaactgtctgcatcttgacatttctttagctattttcccatgattccctatctccatccctctgccacattcacaATTCTTCTGTACACATTCTCACAGTAACAGCAAAATCCAACCGCTGCAGTCACTTATGAACTCGCCGGTGTCTCAGCAGGATGgacgactgagtgaatcccttcccacacacagaacaggtgaacggcctctccccagtgtgaactcgctggtgtgtcagcaggttggatgactgagtgaatcccttcccacactcagagcaggtgaacggcctcgtcCCAGTGTGAATGTATTGGTGTCtcatcagatcatttctgcttttaaaggTCTTCTcatagtcagaacatttaaacggtctcttattggtgtgaacaagttgttGTGCAGTGagctgggatgaacgagtgaatcccgtcccacacacggaacaggtcaacggtctttccccagtgtgaactcgctggtgtatcagcaggttggatgactgagtgaagcccttcccacactcggagcaggtgaacagcttctctccagtgtgagctcgctggtgttcagtgagggtggatgaccgagtgaatcccttctgacacacggagcaggtgaatggtctctccctggTATGAGTActgtggtgtgtcagcaggctggatgactgagtgaatcccttcccacaaatggtgcaggtgaacggcctctccccagtgtgaactcgctggtgtgttagtaGGCTTGATGAtgaagggaatcccttcccacacacggagcaggtgaacggcctctccccagtgtgaactcgctggtgtgtcagcaggctagaTGACGAAAGGAATCCTTTGGCACATACGGAGCAAGTGAATGGccactccccggtgtgactgcatcAATGAGTTTCCAGTAGGGATGGGTAtttgaatccctttccacagtccccGCATTTCCAcgatttctccatggtgcgggtatccttgtttctctccaggttggatgatcagtcgaagcctcgtccacacacaaacacatgtaCGATTTCTTCCCACCGTAAATGATGCGATATTTTTtctggctgtgtaactggttaaagctctttccacagtcagtgcactggaacactcactcgggtgtgtgtgtctcggtgcctttccaaTCACACTGATGCTtacaatcttttcccacagacagaacagagaaacatttctccttccacattcaaaggacgATGATATTCAAATCGTGATGAattgagtgactctgtcagatcttgacatcaTGTTTGGTTGATATTCCTGTCTGTAAATCCTCCTCATCTAATAGCCTGTAaacggagtttacaaaagtcagcactaGAAGTGCAGGGTATAAATtgtgaacagacaattctagtttctatggaacatcctttcctctcttgttcccccaaagctgtaaatccctgtcccacacactctccctcc
This DNA window, taken from Pristiophorus japonicus isolate sPriJap1 chromosome 20, sPriJap1.hap1, whole genome shotgun sequence, encodes the following:
- the LOC139232786 gene encoding zinc finger protein 229-like; the encoded protein is MKSSHHLRHLRFHADEKQFTCSVCGKGFTNSSHLLAHQCIHTGERLFTCSECGKGFTCSSSLTAHQVDHTNRPFKCSDCGKSFKSRSDLRKHQGVHIGERLFTCSECGKGFTCSSSLTAHQVDHINRPFKCSSCGKSFKSRSDLRKHQGIHIGERLFTCSECGKGFTRSSTLLTHQRVHNHTGEWPFTCSVCAKGFLSSSSLLTHQRVHTGERPFTCSVCGKGFPSSSSLLTHQRVHTGERPFTCTICGKGFTQSSSLLTHHSTHTRERPFTCSVCQKGFTRSSTLTEHQRAHTGEKLFTCSECGKGFTQSSNLLIHQRVHTGERPLTCSVCGTGFTRSSQLTAQQLVHTNKRPFKCSDYEKTFKSRNDLMRHQYIHTGTRPFTCSECGKGFTQSSNLLTHQRVHTGERPFTCSVCGKGFTQSSILLRHRRVHK